In Helianthus annuus cultivar XRQ/B chromosome 9, HanXRQr2.0-SUNRISE, whole genome shotgun sequence, the following are encoded in one genomic region:
- the LOC110877561 gene encoding shikimate O-hydroxycinnamoyltransferase translates to MNMRKYYHLLTLRRSKGLLMSHRSCVHQTSPVEIHHICHHHQPPPPPQPPSLFSSYGHISRNTYMSRNVIGSSNFLKSIHSTPNPKHYLSQVSTIHTSELPLYEDDSSRLDYSVTVKGREVISAAVTSANEHWLPLSNLDLLLPPIEVGVFFCYKKKNIDMSTQTVVDTVKKSLAGVLSTYYPLAGEIVQNSHGEPEVLCNNSGVEFVHAHADVELKDLDLYHPDYSVKGKLVPQINRGLLSVQVTELKCGSMIISCAFNHQLSDAYSIGMFIAAWAKYARLEKVSNIPSFRPSMFNPRHPPRYETTHDNLYIPITSLPPPSSFEEPLESRMYYVRTESIEHIQSEAKRSKFLSFTAYLWKLLADGSGNDVASTISRMGVVVNGRRFLTQVNEKSPSLFENHYGNTLSVPYGVAANSDLKAMQLHEVANVVHGFVAETTNEEHFRGLIDWVELHRPTQAVARIYFGHEKSEGRAVVVSCGRDLRINDMDFGWGKPEFGSFHVPWGSRTGYVATMPSASGNGDWVVYMHLNEKEFDVIEHMAPNVFTPLSISNLV, encoded by the exons ATGAACATGAGAAAATATTATCATCTCCTAACCCTTAGGAGATCCAAAGGTCTTCTTATGTCACATAGGAGTTGTGTCCATCAAACTAGTCCAGTTGAAATTCACCACATTTgccaccaccatcaaccaccaccgccacctcagCCGCCATCGCTCTTTTCCTCCTATGGTCATATATCCAGAAACACATACATGAGTAGAAATGTTATTGGTTCTAGCAATTTCCTTAAATCAATTCACTCAACTCCAAACCCTAAACACTATCTTTCTCAAGTTTCTACAATCCATACGTCAGAACTACCATTATATGAAGATGACTCATCCCGACTCGACTATTCGGTGACTGTGAAGGGTAGAGAGGTCATTTCAGCAGCTGTGACATCGGCGAATGAACACTGGCTCCCCTTGTCAAACCTGGACTTGCTTCTACCGCCTATTGAAGTTGGAGTGTTCTTTTGTTACAAGAAAAAGAACATTGATATGTCCACACAAACCGTGGTGGACACCGTCAAGAAGTCGTTGGCAGGGGTACTATCGACATATTACCCGCTCGCGGGTGAGATTGTACAAAACAGCCATGGAGAGCCGGAGGTTTTGTGTAACAATAGTGGGGTTGAGTTTGTTCATGCACATGCAGATGTTGAGCTGAAAGACTTGGATTTGTATCATCCTGATTATTCTGTAAAGGGGAAGTTGGTTCCCCAGATTAATCGCGGTCTGTTATCTGTTCAG gTAACCGAGTTGAAATGTGGATCGATGATAATATCATGCGCGTTTAACCATCAACTAAGTGATGCTTACTCAATAGGTATGTTCATAGCTGCATGGGCTAAATATGCACGATTGGAAAAAGTCTCCAACATTCCATCATTTCGGCCCTCGATGTTTAACCCACGACACCCTCCTCGTTATGAAACAACCCATGACAATCTATATATCCCCATCACATCACTCCCTCCTCCATCATCCTTTGAGGAACCACTTGAGAGTCGCATGTACTATGTTCGCACTGAATCAATCGAACATATTCAATCTGAAGCCAAAAGAAGCAAATTCTTGTCATTCACCGCGTATCTGTGGAAGTTATTAGCAGATGGATCAGGCAATGATGTTGCGAGTACCATATCTAGAATGGGCGTTGTAGTTAATGGACGTCGATTTCTAACACAAGTTAACGAGAAAAGTCCATCGTTGTTTGAAAACCACTATGGAAATACACTATCTGTCCCATATGGTGTTGCAGCAAATAGTGATCTGAAGGCCATGCAACTACATGAAGTTGCAAACGTGGTTCATGGATTTGTGGCTGAGACAACAAATGAAGAGCATTTTAGGGGTCTAATTGATTGGGTAGAGTTGCATCGGCCCACGCAGGCGGTTGCCAGGATATATTTTGGGCACGAAAAGTCTGAAGGCAGGGCCGTGGTGGTCTCATGTGGACGAGATTTACGGATCAACGATATGGACTTTGGATGGGGAAAGCCGGAGTTTGGATCGTTTCATGTCCCTTGGGGTAGTCGAACCGGATATGTAGCCACCATGCCAAGTGCAAGTGGAAATGGTGATTGGGTTGTTTACATGCATCTCAACGAGAAGGAATTTGATGTGATTGAGCATATGGCACCTAATGTGTTTACACCTCTTTCAATTTCTAACTTGGTTTAG